In a genomic window of Shouchella clausii:
- the xylB gene encoding xylulokinase: MKHVIGVDLGTSAVKLLVVNETGEVVMEVSKPYPLSHPKSGWSEQDPNDWVRETVAGLSDIAAALPQATTQIEGISFSGQMHGLVLLDEQNEVLRPAILWNDTRTSPQCKAIYEKLGAERLQQLAKNPALEGFTLPKLMWVREHEPEVFTKAAKFVLPKDYLRLKLTGALHTDYSDAAGTLLLDIERKTWSEPLCSAFGIDPSLCPTLVESHACVGQLTEEIALATGLPSKTPVFAGGADNACGAVGAGILENGKTLASIGTSGVMLSYQEEKGKTFGGGVHYFNHAAEDAFYTMGVTLAAGYSLSWFKQTFAPEETFPQLLAGVAEVPPGANGLLFTPYLAGERTPHADATIRASFIGADSSHTKADFTRSILEGITFSLRESLDLFREQGKTIERIVSIGGGVKSETWLQMQADIFQTPIVKQTSEQGPGMGAAMLAAYGAGWFGSLKECADAFIKQDAVFEPDCSRAKTYETLYELYKQVYPATAAISKALAAFRK; encoded by the coding sequence TTGAAACATGTCATTGGTGTTGATTTAGGCACAAGCGCAGTGAAATTGCTTGTCGTTAACGAGACGGGTGAAGTGGTCATGGAAGTGTCTAAACCATACCCGTTGTCTCACCCTAAATCAGGATGGAGCGAGCAAGATCCAAACGATTGGGTCAGGGAAACCGTTGCTGGATTATCGGACATAGCAGCAGCCTTGCCACAAGCAACGACTCAAATTGAGGGAATCAGTTTTTCGGGGCAAATGCATGGGCTCGTCTTGCTCGATGAACAAAACGAAGTGTTGCGTCCGGCGATTTTATGGAATGATACACGCACCTCCCCGCAATGCAAAGCGATTTACGAAAAGCTAGGCGCTGAAAGGCTGCAACAATTAGCCAAAAATCCAGCGCTTGAAGGTTTTACGTTGCCAAAGCTGATGTGGGTACGGGAGCATGAACCGGAAGTGTTTACAAAAGCGGCCAAATTCGTGCTTCCAAAAGACTATTTGCGCTTGAAGTTGACTGGTGCATTGCATACCGACTATTCTGACGCAGCAGGTACACTCTTGCTTGATATCGAAAGAAAAACATGGAGCGAACCGCTATGTTCGGCATTTGGCATTGATCCATCGCTTTGTCCGACGCTAGTGGAATCACACGCTTGTGTCGGCCAGTTGACGGAAGAAATCGCATTAGCGACGGGGCTGCCAAGCAAAACACCCGTTTTTGCTGGAGGAGCCGATAATGCGTGCGGAGCAGTAGGAGCTGGAATTTTAGAAAACGGCAAGACGCTCGCTAGCATTGGCACGTCAGGTGTTATGCTTTCGTACCAGGAAGAAAAAGGGAAGACATTTGGAGGAGGCGTCCATTATTTTAACCATGCAGCTGAAGATGCGTTTTATACAATGGGCGTCACATTAGCGGCAGGATATAGTTTAAGTTGGTTTAAGCAAACATTTGCTCCTGAAGAAACGTTTCCGCAATTGCTTGCAGGAGTGGCAGAAGTCCCCCCAGGGGCAAATGGGTTGTTGTTTACGCCCTATCTTGCCGGAGAGCGGACGCCTCACGCTGACGCTACTATCCGTGCTAGTTTTATCGGTGCTGATAGCAGCCATACGAAGGCCGACTTTACTAGGTCGATCCTTGAAGGCATCACTTTTTCATTAAGAGAGTCACTTGATTTGTTCAGAGAACAAGGAAAGACGATTGAGAGAATTGTTTCCATTGGCGGAGGAGTAAAAAGCGAAACGTGGCTACAAATGCAAGCTGACATTTTCCAAACGCCAATTGTGAAGCAGACAAGCGAGCAAGGGCCAGGCATGGGTGCGGCGATGCTGGCTGCATACGGAGCTGGCTGGTTTGGTTCGCTGAAAGAATGTGCAGATGCATTTATTAAACAGGATGCAGTGTTTGAGCCAGACTGTAGTAGGGCAAAAACATATGAGACGTTATATGAATTGTATAAACAAGTCTATCCGGCGACTGCAGCCATTAGCAAAGCGCTCGCGGCATTCCGTAAATAA
- a CDS encoding aldose epimerase family protein, whose translation MEPIINIVRNGWKQIRLQNKHGMRLDCLDYGGIVTRIDAFDRSGQLANVALGYKDMNEYTDNSPYFGALIGRVAGRIAGASFTAEGKQIHVQANEGANHLHGGASGLHQIRFETETFTSPRGSGVRFQHRSPDGDGGYPGNVDIDITYTLTDDNEWILSYTAKTDKRTPLTLTNHTYFNLAGEKGATIHDHVLEMDASAYLELDNELIATGNVIKAKGSLFDFRQGRAFRQGLEDGIEQNRCVGNGYDHYFLLDHTKHESVRVYEPKSGRVLSMETTQPGLVLYTGNGLGSEPELTDGLSRKYGGFCLEAQASPASLQYDDLPHIWLEPGTIYQHETVYRFSTQ comes from the coding sequence ATGGAACCGATAATAAACATAGTCAGAAATGGCTGGAAGCAAATACGTTTGCAAAACAAACATGGCATGCGCCTTGACTGCCTAGATTACGGCGGCATCGTAACGAGAATAGATGCTTTTGACCGCAGCGGACAATTAGCAAACGTTGCCCTCGGCTACAAGGATATGAATGAGTATACGGACAACAGTCCCTATTTTGGGGCGTTAATAGGCAGAGTTGCTGGCAGGATTGCAGGCGCTTCATTTACAGCAGAGGGGAAACAAATACACGTGCAAGCAAATGAAGGGGCAAACCATTTGCATGGCGGAGCTAGCGGGCTTCACCAAATTCGCTTTGAAACAGAAACGTTTACATCTCCACGGGGCTCAGGTGTGCGGTTTCAGCACCGCTCTCCTGATGGGGATGGCGGCTATCCTGGCAATGTGGACATCGACATCACGTATACATTGACCGATGACAATGAATGGATTCTTTCATACACAGCGAAAACTGACAAGCGGACGCCGCTTACATTAACCAACCATACCTATTTTAATTTGGCCGGAGAAAAAGGGGCAACGATCCATGACCATGTGCTGGAAATGGATGCATCTGCCTACCTTGAGCTCGACAATGAGTTGATTGCAACTGGAAACGTCATAAAGGCAAAAGGCAGTTTATTTGATTTCCGCCAAGGCCGTGCTTTCCGGCAAGGACTAGAAGACGGGATAGAGCAAAACCGGTGTGTCGGAAATGGCTATGATCATTATTTTTTACTTGATCACACTAAACATGAAAGCGTCCGTGTTTATGAACCAAAAAGCGGCCGTGTGCTATCGATGGAAACCACACAGCCTGGCCTTGTCCTCTATACAGGCAATGGGCTTGGTTCAGAACCAGAACTTACAGACGGGCTTTCAAGAAAATATGGCGGTTTTTGCTTAGAAGCACAAGCTTCCCCTGCCTCCCTCCAATATGACGATTTGCCGCACATTTGGCTTGAACCGGGTACGATTTACCAACATGAAACGGTGTACCGCTTCTCGACACAATGA